A single genomic interval of Camelina sativa cultivar DH55 chromosome 11, Cs, whole genome shotgun sequence harbors:
- the LOC104728726 gene encoding chaperone protein dnaJ 49-like has translation MASRSAQSKLSLKVHPDKNKAPGSEEAFKKVSKAFTCLSDGNSRSQYDQVGFVDEFDHVQRRNRRPRRRYNTRNGFFDDEFDPDEIFRSFFGQQQQRNMFRASHAYRTRQARNQPRQEEPSLAGPSCLTIIQILPFFLLLLLAYLPFSEPEYSLHKSTSYQIPKTTQNMEISFFVRSSSAFDEKFPLGSSARANLEGNVIKECKHFLFQSCRMELQKRRWNKKIPTPHCIELQDRGFVDRQIPI, from the exons ATGGCTTCCAGATCGGCTCAATC GAAGTTGTCTTTGAAAGTTCATCCGGATAAGAACAAGGCACCTGGTTCAGAGGAGGCGTTTAAGAAAGTTTCCAAAGCGTTTACGTGTTTGAGTGATGGTAACTCGAGGAGCCAGTATGATCAGGTTGGGTTTGTTGATGAGTTTGATCATGTTCAGAGGCGGAATCGTAGGCCCAGGAGGAGATATAACACGCGGAATGGTTTctttgatgatgagtttgatccCGATGAGATATTCAGGTCGTTTTTtggtcaacaacaacaacgaaacATGTTCCGTGCTTCCCATGCTTATAGGACTAGACAAGCGCGTAACCAACCCCGACAGGAGGAGCCTAGTTTGGCTGGACCAAGCTGTTTGACGATTATTCAGATTCTACCATTCTTTCTACTTTTGTTGCTGGCGTATCTACCCTTTTCTGAACCCGAGTATTCTCTGCACAAGAGCACTTCTTATCAGATACCAAAGACAACACAGAATATGGAGATTAGCTTTTTTGTTAGATCATCATCAGCCTTTGATGAGAAGTTTCCGCTCGGTAGCTCTGCTCGAGCTAACCTTGAGGGCAACGTGATCAAAGAGTGCAAACACTTTCTTTTCCAGTCTTGTCGCATGGAGCTCCAAAAACGCCGGTGGAACAAGAAGATACCAACCCCTCACTGCATTGAACTTCAAGATCGCGGATTTGTTGATAG GCAAATACCGATATGA
- the LOC104728725 gene encoding glutathione S-transferase T3-like, whose amino-acid sequence MDPRNPYCFWDQNFVDLLNFQKDSNCSDNPIPPISTQSSQPIQFTNQFSSQPSNFIPGFSSQPLNITPTSESEDCIEVTVDEIDEDGGRGSRKRWSAEEDVHLISAWLNTNKDPVVSNDQRLQIFWKRVPDYYKAHDGDATLNARGPSQCKARWSKINHQVNKFVGCYSQANTRRKSGQSEDDVVSMAYEFYKNDMKKPFMLGHCWRELKNDQKWITERHEECSNKRTNLASEGDFSAPSSNGGDEMRPSGFWDDI is encoded by the exons ATGGATCCTAGAAACCCTTATTGTTTTTgggatcaaaattttgttgatcttttgaattttcaaaaagaCTCCAACTGTTCTGATAATCCTATTCCTCCAATTTCCACCCAATCCTCTCAGCCTATTCAGTTTACTAATCAATTTTCTTCTCAGCCTTCAAACTTTATCCCTGGGTTTTCTTCTCAGCCTCTTAACATAACCCCTACATCTGAATCTGAAGATTGTATCGAGGTTACAGTagatgagattgatgaagacGGAGGCAGAGGAAGTAGGAAGCGGTGGAGTGCAGAGGAGGATGTTCATCTCATAAGCGCTTGgttaaacacaaacaaagatcCAGTGGTGAGCAACGACCAGCGGCTACAAATTTTCTGGAAGAGGGTTCCAGACTATTACAAAGCTCATGATGGAGATGCTACTTTAAACGCAAGAGGGCCTTCACAATGTAAGGCAAGGTGGAGTAAGATAAACCACCAAGTCAACAAGTTTGTTGGGTGTTACTCACAAGCGAATACAAGAAGGAAGAGTGGACaatcagaagatgatgttgTGAGCATGGCGTATGAGTTTTACAAGAATGACATGAAGAAGCCGTTTATGCTTGGACATTGTTGGAGAGAACTGAAGAatgatcagaaatggatcaCAGAACGACATGAAGAATGTAGCAATAAGCGTACTAATCTTGCTTCTGAAGGAGATTTCTCAGCTCCTTCGAGCAATGGTGGAGACGAGATGAGGCCTTCGGG gttttgggaTGACATATGA